In the Leishmania panamensis strain MHOM/PA/94/PSC-1 chromosome 30 sequence genome, one interval contains:
- a CDS encoding hypothetical protein (TriTrypDB/GeneDB-style sysID: LpmP.30.0600): protein MPAYSEVKSTSGTPVLDQLIGYYVNIQSRKMYYKDFLRIEHQAVRWAFADIRKNSEALAHGLLQTGVRPGDRVLAIQPCNCETFVLQLACAKIGALLCIVPQNAISADKLRFYLNEFQPRHLVAREWISVPEMKQGELVERNMHFWDTIYNVIPELGLSYPGQKFQWVHSQEFYYLKKIVITDHNMNLLGVTPMRKMLVWGPFSYYEQRLRRLSALLHPDDPVLALEDPNPAMEDKLHITYSHRNCVNAGFLFSQLMEFKAETRFGVMPNHHTDPIGAIIAPYAALTSGAVLVHIHSDMFTDDHAINGIEKLCVEEVETLVGRKADFDLILKHAGNFDTDQFEHLRSVVIFEDGIEVPVSEEYLKKLAKDLSLDDVYVFRGPIEASYMLTWRTLKKGSQGMVPHVEAKVVGDRGTSDAKVLAAGTRGNLRLKGPHVTAGYYNNAGLMTELVDEQGFANTSREATIDGTSNITLMSAQTY from the coding sequence ATGCCTGCCTACTCGGAGGTGAAGAGTACGTCTGGTACCCCAGTGTTGGATCAGCTGATAGGCTACTACGTCAACATCCAGTCTCGTAAGATGTACTACAAGGACTTCCTCCGCATTGAGCACCAGGCAGTCCGCTGGGCCTTTGCCGACATTCGCAAGAATAGTGAGGCTCTGGCGCATGGTCTGCTGCAGACTGGTGTGCGGCCTGGTGATCGCGTGCTTGCAATCCAGCCGTGCAACTGCGAGACcttcgtgctgcagctcgcgtgCGCCAAGATTGGCGCGCTACTCTGTATCGTGCCACAAAACGCCATCAGCGCCGACAAGCTGCGCTTCTATCTGAACGAGTTTCAGCCTCGCCACCTCGTGGCCCGTGAGTGGATCAGCGTGCCTGAGATGAAGCAGGGAGAGCTAGTGGAGCGCAACATGCATTTCTGGGACACCATCTACAACGTCATCCCGGAGCTGGGCCTCTCCTACCCAGGTCAGAAATTTCAATGGGTACACTCGCAGGAGTTTTACTACCTCAAGAAGATCGTCATCACGGACCACAACATGAACTTGCTAGGCGTGACACCAATGCGGAAGATGCTGGTGTGGGGCCCCTTCTCGTACTACGAGCAACGCTTACGCCGtctgtcggcgctgctgcaccctGACGATCCAGTGCTGGCACTGGAGGACCCCAACCCGGCCATGGAGGACAAGCTGCACATCACGTATTCACACCGCAACTGCGTGAATGCCGGTTTTCTCTTCAGCCAGCTCATGGAGTTCAAGGCAGAGACGCGCTTCGGTGTGATGCCGAACCACCATACGGATCCGATTGGCGCCATCATCGCTCCGTATGCGGCCCTCACCTCTGGCGCGGTGCTCGTGCACATCCACTCCGACATGTTCACAGATGATCACGCGATCAATGGCATCGAGAAGCTctgcgtggaggaggtggagacgcTGGTGGGACGAAAGGCGGACTTCGACCTCATCCTGAAGCACGCCGGCAACTTTGACACAGACCAGTTTGAGCACCTCCGCTCTGTCGTCATCTTTGAAGACGGCATCGAGGTCCCCGTCTCGGAGGAGTATCTCAAGAAGCTAGCCAAGGACCTCAGCCTGGATGACGTGTACGTGTTCCGCGGTCCCATCGAGGCATCCTACATGCTGACGTGGCGCACACTGAAGAAGGGCTCGCAGGGCATGGTCCCCCATGTAGAGGCCAAGGTAGTCGGCGACCGTGGCACCAGCGACGCCAAGGTGCTGGCGGCTGGCACGCGCGGGAACCTGCGCTTGAAGGGTCCGCACGTCACAGCGGGCTACTACAACAATGCTGGGCTGATGACGGAGCTTGTCGACGAGCAGGGTTTTGCGAACACAAGTCGTGAGGCGACCATTGACGGCACGAGCAACATCACTCTTATGTCTGCACAGACGTATTAA
- a CDS encoding hypothetical protein (TriTrypDB/GeneDB-style sysID: LpmP.30.0610), translating into MKPSSVSGEAPPLAVVGGNCSIFGFDRFGAERYWTVTGDQVTSMTLMPWTSVPDSISAPLSLLVASDDFEVRVYDGEEAIATVHEVDRVQKLVPLWRPSQASDAEAAAADSVGRYAYLLENGTVGMYERGERVWRVRGKSVPVSAAFCDVDGDGVAELVIGWSNGRVEVRTDRGGNGLEKGGSVLFRDTYSSAVAAVLSEDYRQDGVPLPIICTVDGTVRGLTLLETRKDEAAEVRQLQVLEALVHEKQQLAAQLASLEEQLTRKVAGERDTTMPESGVEVRCCCSANLATKFVEVLVELTGPAAKRGDVVVHSCFLQCDIWATAADQDTIAFVNAEPSTTLTCCFAHPDDVPLIVSASVAVGPPFGDNYQIHEVTIQVPRFVMYQLPYRIPPEQLRQRQGAPVTYQKPNGCVSLQWRALLHLDVIEAWLRQSFCLPGDIALFDAKEPTDPVLHLELIHVRDGSSFGIEVRNATASGAAFNAITLWSDHLAPCGAVISAFVEDLKGGWADEKADPVAVRCEMPLELERLRAIFARVAEFNEVRMKLTTEMADAAAIVKTLLGRAEDARLLGDMTSMKKSYSALYDVDQELLSENAKRTNNYEELKLALKEVNRCIQQAAMVRIGPARAQLIASCRNALKENQVNSLLEIIRTGSE; encoded by the coding sequence ATGAAGCCGAGTAGCGTCTCTGgagaagcgccgccgctggctgTCGTTGGTGGCAACTGCAGCATATTCGGCTTCGACCGTTTTGGCGCCGAGCGATACTGGACAGTGACAGGTGACCAGGTGACGTCTATGACCCTCATGCCGTGGACCTCAGTACCAGATTCGATCTCTGCTCCCCTGTCGCTGCTCGTGGCTTCTGATGATTTCgaggtgcgcgtgtacgatggcgaggaggcgatCGCGACGGTGCACGAAGTGGATCGAGTGCAGAAGCTCGTGCCCCTGTGGCGGCCGTCACAGGCCTCAGACGCggaggctgccgcggctgacAGCGTTGGCCGGTATGCCTACCTGCTAGAGAACGGCACTGTCGGCATGTACGAGCGCGGTGAGCGCGTGTGGCGAGTGAGGGGCAAATCGGTACCGGTGTCTGCCGCCTTCTGCGATGtggacggcgacggcgtggCGGAGTTGGTGATTGGGTGGAGCAACGGGCGGGTTGAGGTGCGCACGGATCGTGGCGGCAACGGGCTGGAGAAGGGCGGTAGCGTGCTTTTCCGCGATACCTACTCCAGTGCTGTGGCCGCAGTTCTTTCGGAAGACTATCGGCAAGatggcgtgccgctgcctaTCATCTGCACTGTGGACGGCACCGTTCGTGGATTGACGCTGCTCGAGACGCGCAAGGACGAGGCTGCTGAAGTGCGTCAGCTGCAGGTCTTGGAGGCGCTTGTGCAcgaaaagcagcagctggccgcGCAGCTTGCCAGTCTCGAGGAACAGCTGACTCGCAAGGTCGCCGGGGAGCGGGACACGACGATGCCAGAGTCGGGGGTGGAGGtacgctgttgctgctcggcTAATCTTGCAACAAAGTTTGTGGAGGTGCTTGTGGAGCTGACTGGGCCTGCGGCGAAGCGCGGGGACGTCGTCGTGCATAGCTGTTTCTTGCAGTGCGACATATGGGCCACCGCGGCAGATCAGGATACCATAGCCTTTGTGAATGCGGAGCCTAGTACCACGCTTACGTGCTGCTTTGCCCACCCCGATGACGTTCCGCTAATTGTCAGCGCCTCGGTGGCTGTGGGCCCACCATTTGGCGACAACTATCAGATACATGAGGTGACCATCCAGGTTCCCCGCTTCGTGATGTACCAGCTACCCTACAGGATTCCGCCAGAGCAGCTACGCCAGCGACAGGGAGCGCCCGTCACCTACCAGAAACCCAACGGGTGCGTGTCACTGCAGTGGCGCGCGTTGCTCCATCTCGATGTAATTGAGGCATGGCTGCGGCAGTCCTTCTGCCTACCGGGCGATATCGCGCTCTTCGACGCTAAAGAGCCGACTGACCCAGTGCTTCACTTGGAGCTTATTCACGTGCGCGATGGCAGCAGCTTCGGCATCGAGGTTCGCAATGCTACCGCGTCTGGTGCGGCCTTCAACGCAATTACGCTGTGGTCTGACCACTTGGCGCCATGTGGGGCGGTTATCAGCGCCTTCGTGGAGGACTTGAAGGGTGGTTGGGCGGACGAGAAGGCGGACCCGGTGGCGGTTCGGTGCGAGATGCCCCTCGAGCTGGAGCGGCTACGTGCGATCTTCGCCAGGGTGGCCGAATTCAATGAGGTGCGGATGAAACTCACGACCGAAATGGCGGATGCGGCTGCCATCGTGAAGACGCTGCTCGGGCGTGCCGAGGACGCACGGCTGCTGGGAGACATGACCTCCATGAAGAAATCATACTCAGCACTGTACGACGTTGATCAGGAACTGCTTAGTGAGAATGCAAAGCGGACCAACAACTACGAAGAGCTCAAGCTGGCCTTGAAGGAGGTTAACAGGTGCAtccagcaggcagcgatggtgcGCATCGGCCCGGCACGTGCACAGCTGATTGCTAGCTGCCGCAATGCCTTGAAGGAAAACCAGGTGAACAGTCTGCTCGAGATCATCCGGACCGGGTCCGAGTAA